Proteins from one Hirundo rustica isolate bHirRus1 chromosome 28, bHirRus1.pri.v3, whole genome shotgun sequence genomic window:
- the GPAT2 gene encoding glycerol-3-phosphate acyltransferase 2, mitochondrial isoform X3 → MRPHHPFPSLFWAPGCRSQLWSPRCKAPAPPQVNRGLFGVSRPLQLPGFGGFFPGPSSTSSPRFEGVPAAMTPPRIQTWISHSGPKLDVFIPFLGKYHRPVSGRCCQTCTPRSWEGFYPEDLATLGFRDVSRVRETDTRFRGWLVRRVCGFLAAWEWKIPAETPGELLVRICSSKRVQDAASSQDPGSGGDEGSQQRWKEEICRILREIQAPLSPLLLRLCHWLLPKLLTRLFLNVQLHWGQLEMVLRAARTPQVPLVFLCSQQSCVDGLLLSFILLSQGIGLPRVTVGAWPSPCLRSLLQRLGGIFLPSGMAQTLSDQDEGLPGAVLDAYIQEVLQSRQPLVLFLEEPPVSLRLADPARRWLLRVLRALQDGAVPDVLIVPVGIAYDVAPGRVEQDRVPPQPLGIGMCLRAAFQALRWHRGCAQVDFSQPFSLREFVDNNLIGPVLTGNRPEQLLLPAILGSPLDIGNVGTLSPSLGSEEAILVMALGLHALSDSSACSAITAVGITAALLLHRHQEVVLLSRLMWDFSALLEQLLLRGRAVGFSGQLRALLGHSLRQLQPPLAPHLRLPRVALGLPDASARAQLGRLARGVRHHLAGEAVGACAIRALLLEVLPILGPPSSLTKIVLSRDELLCKILELLQLLPPTLLGLQPCQPPDYHSLDILDKLILGGLLEVEEPESEHGGCDVAPRHFLRGYSLGSFTDDSDSDSEHGVPKQCYKLSEPQGFPGFLLFLCRLLSPILRTYSQAVQFLERPRWPQPEADYVEALLEFLAEDEAGYPDRSLALSSLQSFMDMGVLEELQTPTGPLLQLSQPFQSASNREKLGAFIHQFTQL, encoded by the exons CTCCCGGGTGCCGCTCCCAGCTGTGGTCCCCGAGGTGCAAAGCCCCCGCCCCTCCGCAGGTGAATCGGGGCCTTTTCGGTGTTTCCAGGccgctgcagctccctgggttCGGAG GATTTTTCCCAGGACCCTCGAGCACCAGTTCTCCCCGGTTTGAGGGTGTCCCCGCAGCCATGACACCCCCCAGG aTTCAAACATGGATCAGCCACTCGGGCCCAAAGCTGGACGTTTTCATCCCATTCCTGGGCAAATACCACCGCCCGGTTTCGGGGCGCTGCTGCCAGACCTGCACCCCCAGGAGCTGG gagGGATTCTATCCTGAGGATCTCGCCACTCTTGGGTTCCGTGATGTCAGCCGTGTGAGGGAGACAGACACGCG GTTCCGGGGCTGGCTGGTCCGGAGGGTCTGTGGATTCCTCGCGGCCTGGGAATGGAAAATTCCAGCAGAGACCCCTGGGGAGCTCCTGGTGCggatctgcagcagcaagag GGTGCAGGATGCTGCCTCCAGCCAGGACCCTGGATCTGGAGGGGATGAGGGATCCCAGCAGCGCTGGAAGGAGGAAATCTGCCGGATCCTGAGGGAAATCCAGGCCCCgctctcccctctgctgctgag GCTGTGCCACTGGCTGCTCCCCAAGCTCCTGACCCGTCTGTTCCTGAACGTGCAGCTGCACTGGGGGCAGCTGGAGATGGTGCTGCGAGCTGCCAGGACG CCCCAGGTGCCACTGGTGTTCCTGTGCAGCCAGCAGTCCTGTGTGGACGGGCTGCTCCTGTCCTtcatcctcctctcccaggggATTGGTCTGCCCAGGGTGACGGTGGGAGCCTGGCCCAGCCCTTGCCTCCG ATCCCTGCTCCAACGCCTGGGAGGGATTTTCCTGCCGTCAGGAATGGCACAGACATTGAGTGACCAGGATGAGGGGctcccaggggctgtgctggatgCG TATATCcaggaggtgctgcagagccGCCAGCCCCTCGTCCTCTTCCTGGAGGAGCCCCCGGTTTCCCTGCGGCTGGCAGACCCTGCCCGGCGCTGGCTGCTCCGTGTGCTTCGGGCACTGCAGGACGGAGCTGTACCCGACGTCCTCATCGTCCCAGTGGGAATTGCCTATGACGTGGCTCCTGGCAGAGTGGAGCAGGATAGAGTG ccccctcagcccctcgGGATCGGCATGTGTCTCCGGGCAGCATTCCAGGCCCTGCGCTGGCACCGTGGATGTGCCCAGGTGGATTTCTCTCAGCCCTTCTCCTTACGG GAATTTGTGGACAACAACCTCATCGGGCCAGTCCTCACAGGGAATcgtccagagcagctgctgcttcccgcCATCCTGGGCAG CCCGCTGGATATTGGGAATGTGGGGACTTTGAGTCCCAGTTTGGGGTCTGAAGAGGCGATTTTGGTGATGGCGCTGGGCCTGCATGCACTGAGTG ATTCCAGTGCCTGCTCTGCCATCACAGCTGTTGGAATCACTGCGGCGCTGCTGCTCCACAGGCACCAGGAG GTCGTGCTGCTGTCGCGGCTGATGTGGGATttctcagcactgctggagcagctcctgctgcggggccgggccgtggGGTTCTCGGGGCAGCTGCGGGcgctgctggggcacagcctgCGGCAGCTGCAGCCGCCCCTGGCCCCACACCTGAGGCTCCCCAGGGTTGCTCTGGGGCTCCCTGACGCCTCGGcccgggcacagctggggcgGCTGGCCCGGGGTGTCCGGCACCACCTGGCCGGGGAGGCCGTGGGCG CCTGTGCCATCcgtgccctgctgctggaggtgctgccaATCCTGGGGCCCCCCTCCAGCCTCACCAAGATCGTGCTGAGCCGGGACGAGCTGCTCTGCAagatcctggagctgctgcagctgctgcccccgACCCTGCTGGGGCTCCAG ccctgccaacCTCCTGACTACCACAGCCTGGACATCCTGGACAAGCTCATCCTTGgggggctgctggaggtggaGGAG CCAGAGAGTGAGCACGGGGGTTGTGACGTGGCCCCCCGGCACTTTTTGCGGGGATATTCCTTGGGATCCTTCACTGATGACAGCGACAGTGACAGCGAGCACGGGGTCCCCAAGCAGTGCTACAAG CTCAGTGAGCCCCAGGGCTTCCCTGgattcctcctcttcctctgccgCCTCCTGAGCCCCATCCTGCGCACCTACAGCCAGGCTGTGCAATTCCTGGAGCGACCCCGCTGGCCCCAGCCCG AGGCAgactacgtggaggcactgcTGGAATTCCTGGCTGAGGATGAGGCTG GGTATCCTGACAGGAGCCTGgccctgagctccctgcagAGTTTCATGGACATGGGG gtgctggaggagctgcagaccCCCACTGGACCccttctgcagctctcccagcctttccagTCTGCTTCCAACCGGGAGAAGCTGGGAGCCTTTATCCACCAGTTCACCCAGCTGTAG
- the GPAT2 gene encoding glycerol-3-phosphate acyltransferase 2, mitochondrial isoform X9: MRPHHPFPSLFWAPGCRSQLWSPRCKAPAPPQVNRGLFGVSRPLQLPGFGGFFPGPSSTSSPRFEGVPAAMTPPRIQTWISHSGPKLDVFIPFLGKYHRPVSGRCCQTCTPRSWEGFYPEDLATLGFRDVSRVRETDTRFRGWLVRRVCGFLAAWEWKIPAETPGELLVRICSSKRVQDAASSQDPGSGGDEGSQQRWKEEICRILREIQAPLSPLLLRLCHWLLPKLLTRLFLNVQLHWGQLEMVLRAARTVRSPAGAWSGTLSPPETLGIHPRIPCLQPQVPLVFLCSQQSCVDGLLLSFILLSQGIGLPRVTVGAWPSPCLRSLLQRLGGIFLPSGMAQTLSDQDEGLPGAVLDAPPQPLGIGMCLRAAFQALRWHRGCAQVDFSQPFSLRIPVPALPSQLLESLRRCCSTGTRSLCHPCPAAGGAANPGAPLQPHQDRAEPGRAALQDPGAAAAAAPDPAGAPGGDAGWPVIHNTSGALGGDTGGLSPFFLSPQPCQPPDYHSLDILDKLILGGLLEVEEPESEHGGCDVAPRHFLRGYSLGSFTDDSDSDSEHGVPKQCYKLSEPQGFPGFLLFLCRLLSPILRTYSQAVQFLERPRWPQPEADYVEALLEFLAEDEAGYPDRSLALSSLQSFMDMGVLEELQTPTGPLLQLSQPFQSASNREKLGAFIHQFTQL; encoded by the exons CTCCCGGGTGCCGCTCCCAGCTGTGGTCCCCGAGGTGCAAAGCCCCCGCCCCTCCGCAGGTGAATCGGGGCCTTTTCGGTGTTTCCAGGccgctgcagctccctgggttCGGAG GATTTTTCCCAGGACCCTCGAGCACCAGTTCTCCCCGGTTTGAGGGTGTCCCCGCAGCCATGACACCCCCCAGG aTTCAAACATGGATCAGCCACTCGGGCCCAAAGCTGGACGTTTTCATCCCATTCCTGGGCAAATACCACCGCCCGGTTTCGGGGCGCTGCTGCCAGACCTGCACCCCCAGGAGCTGG gagGGATTCTATCCTGAGGATCTCGCCACTCTTGGGTTCCGTGATGTCAGCCGTGTGAGGGAGACAGACACGCG GTTCCGGGGCTGGCTGGTCCGGAGGGTCTGTGGATTCCTCGCGGCCTGGGAATGGAAAATTCCAGCAGAGACCCCTGGGGAGCTCCTGGTGCggatctgcagcagcaagag GGTGCAGGATGCTGCCTCCAGCCAGGACCCTGGATCTGGAGGGGATGAGGGATCCCAGCAGCGCTGGAAGGAGGAAATCTGCCGGATCCTGAGGGAAATCCAGGCCCCgctctcccctctgctgctgag GCTGTGCCACTGGCTGCTCCCCAAGCTCCTGACCCGTCTGTTCCTGAACGTGCAGCTGCACTGGGGGCAGCTGGAGATGGTGCTGCGAGCTGCCAGGACGGTACGGAGCCCAGCCGGAGCCTGGTCAGGCACTCTCAGCCCCCCTGAAACTCTGGGAATTCACCCCAGGATCCCTTGTTTGCAGCCCCAGGTGCCACTGGTGTTCCTGTGCAGCCAGCAGTCCTGTGTGGACGGGCTGCTCCTGTCCTtcatcctcctctcccaggggATTGGTCTGCCCAGGGTGACGGTGGGAGCCTGGCCCAGCCCTTGCCTCCG ATCCCTGCTCCAACGCCTGGGAGGGATTTTCCTGCCGTCAGGAATGGCACAGACATTGAGTGACCAGGATGAGGGGctcccaggggctgtgctggatgCG ccccctcagcccctcgGGATCGGCATGTGTCTCCGGGCAGCATTCCAGGCCCTGCGCTGGCACCGTGGATGTGCCCAGGTGGATTTCTCTCAGCCCTTCTCCTTACGG ATTCCAGTGCCTGCTCTGCCATCACAGCTGTTGGAATCACTGCGGCGCTGCTGCTCCACAGGCACCAGGAG CCTGTGCCATCcgtgccctgctgctggaggtgctgccaATCCTGGGGCCCCCCTCCAGCCTCACCAAGATCGTGCTGAGCCGGGACGAGCTGCTCTGCAagatcctggagctgctgcagctgctgcccccgACCCTGCTGGGGCTCCAGGTGGGGACGCAGGATGGCCTGTCATCCACAACACTTCTGGGGCTCTAG GTGGGGACACGGGTGGCTTGTCACCCTTTTTCCtgtctccccagccctgccaacCTCCTGACTACCACAGCCTGGACATCCTGGACAAGCTCATCCTTGgggggctgctggaggtggaGGAG CCAGAGAGTGAGCACGGGGGTTGTGACGTGGCCCCCCGGCACTTTTTGCGGGGATATTCCTTGGGATCCTTCACTGATGACAGCGACAGTGACAGCGAGCACGGGGTCCCCAAGCAGTGCTACAAG CTCAGTGAGCCCCAGGGCTTCCCTGgattcctcctcttcctctgccgCCTCCTGAGCCCCATCCTGCGCACCTACAGCCAGGCTGTGCAATTCCTGGAGCGACCCCGCTGGCCCCAGCCCG AGGCAgactacgtggaggcactgcTGGAATTCCTGGCTGAGGATGAGGCTG GGTATCCTGACAGGAGCCTGgccctgagctccctgcagAGTTTCATGGACATGGGG gtgctggaggagctgcagaccCCCACTGGACCccttctgcagctctcccagcctttccagTCTGCTTCCAACCGGGAGAAGCTGGGAGCCTTTATCCACCAGTTCACCCAGCTGTAG
- the GPAT2 gene encoding glycerol-3-phosphate acyltransferase 2, mitochondrial isoform X5: MRPHHPFPSLFWAPGCRSQLWSPRCKAPAPPQVNRGLFGVSRPLQLPGFGGFFPGPSSTSSPRFEGVPAAMTPPRIQTWISHSGPKLDVFIPFLGKYHRPVSGRCCQTCTPRSWEGFYPEDLATLGFRDVSRVRETDTRFRGWLVRRVCGFLAAWEWKIPAETPGELLVRICSSKRVQDAASSQDPGSGGDEGSQQRWKEEICRILREIQAPLSPLLLRLCHWLLPKLLTRLFLNVQLHWGQLEMVLRAARTVRSPAGAWSGTLSPPETLGIHPRIPCLQPQVPLVFLCSQQSCVDGLLLSFILLSQGIGLPRVTVGAWPSPCLRSLLQRLGGIFLPSGMAQTLSDQDEGLPGAVLDAPPQPLGIGMCLRAAFQALRWHRGCAQVDFSQPFSLREFVDNNLIGPVLTGNRPEQLLLPAILGSPLDIGNVGTLSPSLGSEEAILVMALGLHALSDSSACSAITAVGITAALLLHRHQEVVLLSRLMWDFSALLEQLLLRGRAVGFSGQLRALLGHSLRQLQPPLAPHLRLPRVALGLPDASARAQLGRLARGVRHHLAGEAVGACAIRALLLEVLPILGPPSSLTKIVLSRDELLCKILELLQLLPPTLLGLQPCQPPDYHSLDILDKLILGGLLEVEEPESEHGGCDVAPRHFLRGYSLGSFTDDSDSDSEHGVPKQCYKLSEPQGFPGFLLFLCRLLSPILRTYSQAVQFLERPRWPQPEADYVEALLEFLAEDEAGYPDRSLALSSLQSFMDMGVLEELQTPTGPLLQLSQPFQSASNREKLGAFIHQFTQL, from the exons CTCCCGGGTGCCGCTCCCAGCTGTGGTCCCCGAGGTGCAAAGCCCCCGCCCCTCCGCAGGTGAATCGGGGCCTTTTCGGTGTTTCCAGGccgctgcagctccctgggttCGGAG GATTTTTCCCAGGACCCTCGAGCACCAGTTCTCCCCGGTTTGAGGGTGTCCCCGCAGCCATGACACCCCCCAGG aTTCAAACATGGATCAGCCACTCGGGCCCAAAGCTGGACGTTTTCATCCCATTCCTGGGCAAATACCACCGCCCGGTTTCGGGGCGCTGCTGCCAGACCTGCACCCCCAGGAGCTGG gagGGATTCTATCCTGAGGATCTCGCCACTCTTGGGTTCCGTGATGTCAGCCGTGTGAGGGAGACAGACACGCG GTTCCGGGGCTGGCTGGTCCGGAGGGTCTGTGGATTCCTCGCGGCCTGGGAATGGAAAATTCCAGCAGAGACCCCTGGGGAGCTCCTGGTGCggatctgcagcagcaagag GGTGCAGGATGCTGCCTCCAGCCAGGACCCTGGATCTGGAGGGGATGAGGGATCCCAGCAGCGCTGGAAGGAGGAAATCTGCCGGATCCTGAGGGAAATCCAGGCCCCgctctcccctctgctgctgag GCTGTGCCACTGGCTGCTCCCCAAGCTCCTGACCCGTCTGTTCCTGAACGTGCAGCTGCACTGGGGGCAGCTGGAGATGGTGCTGCGAGCTGCCAGGACGGTACGGAGCCCAGCCGGAGCCTGGTCAGGCACTCTCAGCCCCCCTGAAACTCTGGGAATTCACCCCAGGATCCCTTGTTTGCAGCCCCAGGTGCCACTGGTGTTCCTGTGCAGCCAGCAGTCCTGTGTGGACGGGCTGCTCCTGTCCTtcatcctcctctcccaggggATTGGTCTGCCCAGGGTGACGGTGGGAGCCTGGCCCAGCCCTTGCCTCCG ATCCCTGCTCCAACGCCTGGGAGGGATTTTCCTGCCGTCAGGAATGGCACAGACATTGAGTGACCAGGATGAGGGGctcccaggggctgtgctggatgCG ccccctcagcccctcgGGATCGGCATGTGTCTCCGGGCAGCATTCCAGGCCCTGCGCTGGCACCGTGGATGTGCCCAGGTGGATTTCTCTCAGCCCTTCTCCTTACGG GAATTTGTGGACAACAACCTCATCGGGCCAGTCCTCACAGGGAATcgtccagagcagctgctgcttcccgcCATCCTGGGCAG CCCGCTGGATATTGGGAATGTGGGGACTTTGAGTCCCAGTTTGGGGTCTGAAGAGGCGATTTTGGTGATGGCGCTGGGCCTGCATGCACTGAGTG ATTCCAGTGCCTGCTCTGCCATCACAGCTGTTGGAATCACTGCGGCGCTGCTGCTCCACAGGCACCAGGAG GTCGTGCTGCTGTCGCGGCTGATGTGGGATttctcagcactgctggagcagctcctgctgcggggccgggccgtggGGTTCTCGGGGCAGCTGCGGGcgctgctggggcacagcctgCGGCAGCTGCAGCCGCCCCTGGCCCCACACCTGAGGCTCCCCAGGGTTGCTCTGGGGCTCCCTGACGCCTCGGcccgggcacagctggggcgGCTGGCCCGGGGTGTCCGGCACCACCTGGCCGGGGAGGCCGTGGGCG CCTGTGCCATCcgtgccctgctgctggaggtgctgccaATCCTGGGGCCCCCCTCCAGCCTCACCAAGATCGTGCTGAGCCGGGACGAGCTGCTCTGCAagatcctggagctgctgcagctgctgcccccgACCCTGCTGGGGCTCCAG ccctgccaacCTCCTGACTACCACAGCCTGGACATCCTGGACAAGCTCATCCTTGgggggctgctggaggtggaGGAG CCAGAGAGTGAGCACGGGGGTTGTGACGTGGCCCCCCGGCACTTTTTGCGGGGATATTCCTTGGGATCCTTCACTGATGACAGCGACAGTGACAGCGAGCACGGGGTCCCCAAGCAGTGCTACAAG CTCAGTGAGCCCCAGGGCTTCCCTGgattcctcctcttcctctgccgCCTCCTGAGCCCCATCCTGCGCACCTACAGCCAGGCTGTGCAATTCCTGGAGCGACCCCGCTGGCCCCAGCCCG AGGCAgactacgtggaggcactgcTGGAATTCCTGGCTGAGGATGAGGCTG GGTATCCTGACAGGAGCCTGgccctgagctccctgcagAGTTTCATGGACATGGGG gtgctggaggagctgcagaccCCCACTGGACCccttctgcagctctcccagcctttccagTCTGCTTCCAACCGGGAGAAGCTGGGAGCCTTTATCCACCAGTTCACCCAGCTGTAG
- the GPAT2 gene encoding glycerol-3-phosphate acyltransferase 2, mitochondrial isoform X1 encodes MRPHHPFPSLFWAPGCRSQLWSPRCKAPAPPQVNRGLFGVSRPLQLPGFGGFFPGPSSTSSPRFEGVPAAMTPPRIQTWISHSGPKLDVFIPFLGKYHRPVSGRCCQTCTPRSWEGFYPEDLATLGFRDVSRVRETDTRFRGWLVRRVCGFLAAWEWKIPAETPGELLVRICSSKRVQDAASSQDPGSGGDEGSQQRWKEEICRILREIQAPLSPLLLRLCHWLLPKLLTRLFLNVQLHWGQLEMVLRAARTVRSPAGAWSGTLSPPETLGIHPRIPCLQPQVPLVFLCSQQSCVDGLLLSFILLSQGIGLPRVTVGAWPSPCLRSLLQRLGGIFLPSGMAQTLSDQDEGLPGAVLDAYIQEVLQSRQPLVLFLEEPPVSLRLADPARRWLLRVLRALQDGAVPDVLIVPVGIAYDVAPGRVEQDRVPPQPLGIGMCLRAAFQALRWHRGCAQVDFSQPFSLREFVDNNLIGPVLTGNRPEQLLLPAILGSPLDIGNVGTLSPSLGSEEAILVMALGLHALSDSSACSAITAVGITAALLLHRHQEVVLLSRLMWDFSALLEQLLLRGRAVGFSGQLRALLGHSLRQLQPPLAPHLRLPRVALGLPDASARAQLGRLARGVRHHLAGEAVGACAIRALLLEVLPILGPPSSLTKIVLSRDELLCKILELLQLLPPTLLGLQPCQPPDYHSLDILDKLILGGLLEVEEPESEHGGCDVAPRHFLRGYSLGSFTDDSDSDSEHGVPKQCYKLSEPQGFPGFLLFLCRLLSPILRTYSQAVQFLERPRWPQPEADYVEALLEFLAEDEAGYPDRSLALSSLQSFMDMGVLEELQTPTGPLLQLSQPFQSASNREKLGAFIHQFTQL; translated from the exons CTCCCGGGTGCCGCTCCCAGCTGTGGTCCCCGAGGTGCAAAGCCCCCGCCCCTCCGCAGGTGAATCGGGGCCTTTTCGGTGTTTCCAGGccgctgcagctccctgggttCGGAG GATTTTTCCCAGGACCCTCGAGCACCAGTTCTCCCCGGTTTGAGGGTGTCCCCGCAGCCATGACACCCCCCAGG aTTCAAACATGGATCAGCCACTCGGGCCCAAAGCTGGACGTTTTCATCCCATTCCTGGGCAAATACCACCGCCCGGTTTCGGGGCGCTGCTGCCAGACCTGCACCCCCAGGAGCTGG gagGGATTCTATCCTGAGGATCTCGCCACTCTTGGGTTCCGTGATGTCAGCCGTGTGAGGGAGACAGACACGCG GTTCCGGGGCTGGCTGGTCCGGAGGGTCTGTGGATTCCTCGCGGCCTGGGAATGGAAAATTCCAGCAGAGACCCCTGGGGAGCTCCTGGTGCggatctgcagcagcaagag GGTGCAGGATGCTGCCTCCAGCCAGGACCCTGGATCTGGAGGGGATGAGGGATCCCAGCAGCGCTGGAAGGAGGAAATCTGCCGGATCCTGAGGGAAATCCAGGCCCCgctctcccctctgctgctgag GCTGTGCCACTGGCTGCTCCCCAAGCTCCTGACCCGTCTGTTCCTGAACGTGCAGCTGCACTGGGGGCAGCTGGAGATGGTGCTGCGAGCTGCCAGGACGGTACGGAGCCCAGCCGGAGCCTGGTCAGGCACTCTCAGCCCCCCTGAAACTCTGGGAATTCACCCCAGGATCCCTTGTTTGCAGCCCCAGGTGCCACTGGTGTTCCTGTGCAGCCAGCAGTCCTGTGTGGACGGGCTGCTCCTGTCCTtcatcctcctctcccaggggATTGGTCTGCCCAGGGTGACGGTGGGAGCCTGGCCCAGCCCTTGCCTCCG ATCCCTGCTCCAACGCCTGGGAGGGATTTTCCTGCCGTCAGGAATGGCACAGACATTGAGTGACCAGGATGAGGGGctcccaggggctgtgctggatgCG TATATCcaggaggtgctgcagagccGCCAGCCCCTCGTCCTCTTCCTGGAGGAGCCCCCGGTTTCCCTGCGGCTGGCAGACCCTGCCCGGCGCTGGCTGCTCCGTGTGCTTCGGGCACTGCAGGACGGAGCTGTACCCGACGTCCTCATCGTCCCAGTGGGAATTGCCTATGACGTGGCTCCTGGCAGAGTGGAGCAGGATAGAGTG ccccctcagcccctcgGGATCGGCATGTGTCTCCGGGCAGCATTCCAGGCCCTGCGCTGGCACCGTGGATGTGCCCAGGTGGATTTCTCTCAGCCCTTCTCCTTACGG GAATTTGTGGACAACAACCTCATCGGGCCAGTCCTCACAGGGAATcgtccagagcagctgctgcttcccgcCATCCTGGGCAG CCCGCTGGATATTGGGAATGTGGGGACTTTGAGTCCCAGTTTGGGGTCTGAAGAGGCGATTTTGGTGATGGCGCTGGGCCTGCATGCACTGAGTG ATTCCAGTGCCTGCTCTGCCATCACAGCTGTTGGAATCACTGCGGCGCTGCTGCTCCACAGGCACCAGGAG GTCGTGCTGCTGTCGCGGCTGATGTGGGATttctcagcactgctggagcagctcctgctgcggggccgggccgtggGGTTCTCGGGGCAGCTGCGGGcgctgctggggcacagcctgCGGCAGCTGCAGCCGCCCCTGGCCCCACACCTGAGGCTCCCCAGGGTTGCTCTGGGGCTCCCTGACGCCTCGGcccgggcacagctggggcgGCTGGCCCGGGGTGTCCGGCACCACCTGGCCGGGGAGGCCGTGGGCG CCTGTGCCATCcgtgccctgctgctggaggtgctgccaATCCTGGGGCCCCCCTCCAGCCTCACCAAGATCGTGCTGAGCCGGGACGAGCTGCTCTGCAagatcctggagctgctgcagctgctgcccccgACCCTGCTGGGGCTCCAG ccctgccaacCTCCTGACTACCACAGCCTGGACATCCTGGACAAGCTCATCCTTGgggggctgctggaggtggaGGAG CCAGAGAGTGAGCACGGGGGTTGTGACGTGGCCCCCCGGCACTTTTTGCGGGGATATTCCTTGGGATCCTTCACTGATGACAGCGACAGTGACAGCGAGCACGGGGTCCCCAAGCAGTGCTACAAG CTCAGTGAGCCCCAGGGCTTCCCTGgattcctcctcttcctctgccgCCTCCTGAGCCCCATCCTGCGCACCTACAGCCAGGCTGTGCAATTCCTGGAGCGACCCCGCTGGCCCCAGCCCG AGGCAgactacgtggaggcactgcTGGAATTCCTGGCTGAGGATGAGGCTG GGTATCCTGACAGGAGCCTGgccctgagctccctgcagAGTTTCATGGACATGGGG gtgctggaggagctgcagaccCCCACTGGACCccttctgcagctctcccagcctttccagTCTGCTTCCAACCGGGAGAAGCTGGGAGCCTTTATCCACCAGTTCACCCAGCTGTAG